gtctatcaaagttgaCGACATATACttctctttttgatttacacacATTTAGATTTAGACAAACTATGGGAAGCATCCAGCATTgtttggagttattaggcgtccataaacattgctttaataatatagacatCATATCGGAAATATGAATAGTGTTTAGCTAgcccgtttttgttttttgcttattttttttgttggaaagaattttattttccttagctgttctaattattatttaaatgaactttAATGATGTTAAAGTGAACTTCTTTCCCTACatcatttattgatatttaagagctgattgaatatttttgtgtgttcattaaaaaaagaggttTTGTTGTGGAGtgataattgtaagtccttgttggactaagagtagaattgaggatcaacatggGAGTAATTCTTGTTATGCCCTTGTTGATTTCCTactcccctcctcccttgtcacgagtgattgtagctgatcaaaaGAAACCTTATAAGaactaagctgctctactctaaaatatttttcaaattgtcaggggtacaatgttgatttttggggttttttttctttttcacatGCCctaaatacaaacaattttcattacTAAAGATATGTACTCTCTTTTTCTGTTTTAATAGGACGTGTTGTTGAGCTTCGCTACACatttgtttcataaatatatatgacttGCTGTGCATCCCCTACTCCAAGTTGTTGCTCCATTGTTATTCCTTGtatgaaaaatgactttaagtcatttttcatacagtcaaaccttgcttctttaatataattaatgctcaagtttaaatattaacacTTATTTAAAAggttgaattaatttaaagaaagttaaaaagtttttactataaaattataaaaaaattgcaaagatagatataaagtacttctttttaaacaatattttgagtACTTGCGTCTTGCTTTCAGATACATAAACTTTCTTTATTACTAACTAAGTATCCAgcgtataatttataatttaaatttttgaattatacatGAAAAAGATCAGTGATTTTTCTTTGTGGTtcttcaacacaaaaacaagctataaTGATgatttccccctccccccctttCAAATTGAGTAAGGATGATTTTATGTGTTAAGACTCAGtctgaaaacaaatttttcccCAATTATGTGAGCAGAATAAAGCCTTATAAATTCTATATACGGCTCTAGATAGACCAAGGATGTTCAACCTACGTCAACAAAGGTGTCTGCAGGGGATGGGTAGGAGGGGGTTCCCcctaaatgaaggaatttttgttttttccaaaaaaattaatatctgaaatttgattttttttttcttcataaaatttaattttttgagaataaacgatgttagatatttttttctaaaaaaatttactatttgacattgaatttttgaattgtttttcccaaacaaattatttttttttgtgaatttgtgaatttttttcttctgtaaatagctatggatttttgattttgtttaaaaaaaaataatttatttaaaaccaaGGCCTTTGGACGCCCCTGGTAAACTTCATGTTTTTATGTGACCCAATAGTACTCTATCGAATAATgactatatatatgtagttacatACTTTCTTTTTACTGACTatgatagataaaatatattgggtTTTGTTTGCACATCAATACTCTAGGCAGTCTTGGTAATTGGTTCTACAGATATCATGTGGAAGATTTTAGACTGTCAGTGCACTGAactaacattttatttcatttttatgtgtAAATGGTGAATTTCGTCAAAAGGACAAATAATAGGACTGGGTTTATCGTGAGGAAgccctttttaaatatttagttgatATTGTAACGTAATTCTGTGCTTTCTTtccctaaaaaaacatttttttaataaatgagatatttttgagtaatttaaaaaaaaagtctcaaaatataggaactcttcttttttttttttttttatattcaaccCCACTggctataaaatgaaaaaatcaatcatactATTACGACTAGGGGTGTTActaattttcctctttttttcaaaaattatcaacattgtTATATCTGATTGTGAATATAAAATCTTACTGGTGTTGGAATTAGTAATGGATGGATATCTCTTTCCAATCATATTTCACAttcagatttttataaataggttcatttataatatatatttatatgatataaatttgttgggcctttggaaaatttaaaaaaggggcTAACGACATAAAGATAAACACTGATAAAGACACTCAGACTGATCAGATTCAGAATGAATGGAGtattgctatatattttttattaaaaatgtagctCACTTTATTTTGACCGTTTCAAAAGTCAAtgagtatgtacatattatgtaactatatgtagttataattaatacCATCTTTTCAGAGTGAATATACCGGCATTTTTATATTGGctcattataatgaaaaagttaaaaattcctaaattgtGATATACATGGTATTTTGATCTAGCTTAGAGTTCTGAATTGAGCCAAAGAAATGACCAATATATTAGAGCTTTCATAtttatcaagttaaaaaaatgtaatttcttttttttgtagaaaattattttttgattttgggtTGACGTAACAGCCACACTTCTTGAATGAGTATAGAatgaacaaatacatttttgagattttttgtttctttcaaaaagcCAAAACAATACAGAAGAGTCATCTATATGTATTAAGTATGTAGATAGAGCTGCtcttatatagtatatttcatCCATCTATACCACATACATACGTGcacatatatatctaaaatcTCTAAAAGAGTTCAAAATGGAACATGATAGCATGGTGAGAGAACAACCTGAGTTACATACTCAAAGCTCCAGGAGATCCTTATTTGGTTCATCAATCAACTACTTTCGTGCTAATAAAATATCCTGGGCTGTGATAATTTCCCCTGTTTTTTCTCAACATTGCTCTTATTTTCCtacaagtgttttttttcacGGATTCATACCTATATGATAAGAAAATGTGCTTTAAAGTCTGTCAACCTCgtgattttaattataaaagaaatagagaCATTCATTCGTACATTGACGGAGATGATTCAGGagagaaaaagttttatttgttcCAATTTCCGGATGAGCCGGAGTTTGATGAAAATGAAGTGGGAAAGCCCTTAATAATCACAGATTACATTAGAAGAAACCAAACTGCGGAAGGAGCTTCTGAATCTCTTGTTTATGGAGTTGGACCAGATGATGAGGATGACTTGGTCAGCTATTCAGGTTTTCTACGAATTGATGATATTTTGGATTCAAATCTCTTTTTCTGGTTTTTCCCTTCATGTCATCCTCATCCTGGATCTCGTCCACTCATCATTTGGCTCCAAGGTGGTCCAGGAACGACTTCTTTATATGGTTTATTCAAAGAAATTGGTccgtttttatcaaaatctcgGACTATACCGTCCACTGAGCCTTTTTTAACACTTAATCCCTTCTCCTGGCACAAAGAAGCTAATATTCTATTCATCGATAATCCCATTGGAACGGGATTTAGTTTCACAAAAAATGTCACTTCAGGATAtcatatcaaacaaaaaagtatagCCATAGACTTGGGAAATTTTCTAGAGCAGTTTGCTCTATTATACCCTCACTATTTGCCAGACTGGTCTGATGAGTTTCCTattcaattgtatttatttggAGAATCCTATGGGGGAACCCATGTAATATCATTAGCTaaacatattttagaaaatccAATCGTCAATATGAATCTTACTGGTGTTGGAATTGGCAATGGTTGGATATCTCCTTCCAATCATGTTTCATATTcagattttctaaaaaatttaggacttattaaaaaacaaacctaTCAAATTCTTCATCGAAAcgaaaaaattgtattggatTTGATTGAGCAGGGAAAATTTAAAAGAGCAAATGATCATCGACAAAATGTTTTGACGGATATTCTAGCACTACTTAGCTACACCAACGCATATGACATTACAAAGTCCCAATCTGATTTGACAATGTGGGATTTTTGGCCTTATATTCAAAAGCCAATTGTTAGAAAAGCTTTACATGTTGGAAATCTTCATTTTTCAGATGGCTTGAGGGTTCAATAAACTAGTagatccttttttatatat
The sequence above is drawn from the Lepeophtheirus salmonis chromosome 5, UVic_Lsal_1.4, whole genome shotgun sequence genome and encodes:
- the LOC121117963 gene encoding venom serine carboxypeptidase, coding for MCFKVCQPRDFNYKRNRDIHSYIDGDDSGEKKFYLFQFPDEPEFDENEVGKPLIITDYIRRNQTAEGASESLVYGVGPDDEDDLVSYSGFLRIDDILDSNLFFWFFPSCHPHPGSRPLIIWLQGGPGTTSLYGLFKEIGPFLSKSRTIPSTEPFLTLNPFSWHKEANILFIDNPIGTGFSFTKNVTSGYHIKQKSIAIDLGNFLEQFALLYPHYLPDWSDEFPIQLYLFGESYGGTHVISLAKHILENPIVNMNLTGVGIGNGWISPSNHVSYSDFLKNLGLIKKQTYQILHRNEKIVLDLIEQGKFKRANDHRQNVLTDILALLSYTNAYDITKSQSDLTMWDFWPYIQKPIVRKALHVGNLHFSDGLRVIHELGSSIMMDQIDALGIVLNSGVDVLIYHGMFDLILPLSGVSQALENTLEWKGKKSWLTAPRKSYWYRVSETSESQLLGYIQKAAGLSFVIVRNCGHMVPIDQPAWMFQILKDFLTKK